Proteins found in one Ptychodera flava strain L36383 chromosome 16, AS_Pfla_20210202, whole genome shotgun sequence genomic segment:
- the LOC139114001 gene encoding uncharacterized protein F54H12.2-like — translation MAFLHEHSCECTKSELDLFTVPPTQTSVEEGQWEEVHPLTHIVESGPIEFVISGSGEDYIDLSSTLLLIKAKITKADGTNIGADAAVGPVNLWLHSLFSQVDVHLNGKMISNPSPTYPYRAMLETLLNYGEEAKVTHIGSALFFKDYHLKMDEVDPTKAGGEVNKGLKNRYAFTSGSKVVDMVGPIHSDLFFQPKYLMNGVELRLKLNRSKNAFSLVSSAENPGFKAVVSEATLLVRKIKLSPSVQLGHAEALKQGPSKYPIHRCVMKVLSIPGDTMSFNKDHIFLGQLPKRVVLGLVDNDAFNGSYKKNPFNFKHYDMTSLVLNVGGKQVPSKPLKLDFTQAGGQSFIMAYYSLFTGTNKIGRDEGININRYEYDNGYTLFAFDLTPDLSADGGHLNLVKEGNLGIELQFRQALPNTVNLLVYGELDNVIEIDRDRNVLFDF, via the coding sequence ATGGCATTTCTTCACGAACACTCCTGCGAATGTACCAAGAGTGAACTTGACTTGTTCACGGTTCCTCCAACGCAGACCAGTGTGGAAGAGGGACAATGGGAAGAAGTGCATCCCCTGACACACATTGTGGAATCGGGACCCATCGAATTTGTGATTTCGGGTTCAGGGGAAGACTACATCGATCTGTCCTCAACACTCCTTCTGATCAAGGCTAAGATTACAAAAGCCGATGGTACTAACATCGGTGCAGATGCAGCAGTGGGTCCCGTCAACTTGTGGCTCCATTCACTGTTCAGCCAAGTGGATGTACACCTCAATGGCAAAATGATATCCAACCCCTCCCCTACTTACCCCTACCGAGCGATGTTGGAGACCTTGTTGAATTACGGTGAGGAGGCCAAAGTCACCCATATCGGTTCAGCCCTATTCTTCAAGGACTATCACTTGAAAATGGATGAAGTGGACCCTACCAAAGCAGGTGGAGAAGTGAACAAGGGACTGAAAAACCGATATGCCTTCACATCTGGCAGTAAAGTTGTCGATATGGTAGGACCCATCCATTCGGATCTCTTCTTTCAGCCCAAATATCTAATGAATGGTGTCGAATTACGTCTAAAACTTAATAGAAGTAAGAATGCCTTCTCCCTTGTGAGCTCTGCAGAAAATCCAGGCTTCAAAGCTGTAGTCTCTGAAGCCACACTACTGGTCAGGAAAATAAAACTCAGTCCGTCGGTACAGCTGGGCCATGCAGAAGCTTTAAAGCAGGGACCGTCCAAGTATCCCATACatcgttgtgtgatgaaggttcTGTCCATTCCCGGAGACACCATGTCGTTCAATAAAGACCACATTTTTCTGGGACAGCTACCTAAACGAGTGGTCTTGGGTCTGGTAGACAACGATGCCTTCAATGGTTCATACAAGAAGAATCCTTTCAACTTCAAACATTACGACATGACGTCACTGGTCCTAAATGTGGGTGGAAAACAAGTGCCGAGCAAACCCCTGAAACTGGACTTCACCCAAGCTGGCGGCCAATCATTCATCATGGCCTACTATTCCCTGTTTACAGGGACAAATAAAATAGGTCGGGATGAAGGAATCAACATCAATCGCTATGAATACGACAATGGATACACACTGTTTGCCTTTGATCTCACACCTGACTTGTCTGCTGACGGAGGACATTTGAACCTGGTCAAAGAAGGCAACTTGGGCATCGAACTGCAGTTCAGACAAGCCCTGCCAAATACGGTGAATTTACTCGTGTATGGCGAGCTGGACAACGTCATTGAAATTGACAGAGATCGCAACGTCCTGTTTGACTTTTGA
- the LOC139114002 gene encoding uncharacterized protein, producing MNAYSHAFQNFTSTIANMRKFSSFKSYASKDNFAISKGVYDAASMANLSEFAESCSKVNNIAYVFNRKTGSTTLVTLIDRFAKTGAFPLQTKVIHHEGKGYRGTMVLYHVNGENRPNSTLPALGIKRQNRIHMSREGGTLNIAADSEARIQCRLKSPDTILVTIIREPSAHFESVFGFFNLGKYISLKNPSRKIKGGKLDEFLRKPEYYRDQILSRAKGAFWAIARNSQAWHLGLDHKDHENPDVVDKYIKILSQELDFILVTEYYDHSLILLKRIMCWKMDDILYIARRVRSKRVPLSNDVQQKIYKWNSIDVKIYDMFNKTLWRKIAQYGPEFDKDLKEFRLIKATVTEECEKFGNLSRDAIDLLKTFGSNVTDSRTFCKKLGAWFTMKKGLGISCRNYGTDAFSMTLAAPKGKVRDVTEQKSNSSSNKMAETYCLKIHYRKAMSNNNSRALDLYISASNKMLGCDFKVQKSENNSYVAFQQIEGVEDLQEAYKGLRATLGPHFRSDTWRGKMLGMATPELTPMQCQQGWRKCYSIKADMPYYFNVKTNESRWSQPGYEESHAAGAQRSRSPALQESTPTPPPSTPPIFVSPCSDVVASQSPSSFQLQPQPMKADAVTQTGEKEFRFLLHEAETSSRLVSVKTYKDNVYVGIRDYFKKTETGQLIPTKKGINLKLDEWNRLKCIASLVDDAVKTLACS from the exons CcatgcttttcaaaatttcacgtcAACGATAGCGAACATGAGAAAGTTTTCTTCATTTAAGAGTTATGCCTCGAAGGACAATTTCGCAATTTCAAAAGGTGTTTATGATGCAGCATCAATGGCAAATTTGTCCGAGTTTGCCGAAAGTTGCAGCAAAGTGAACAATATTGCGTATGTATTCAATCGTAAAACAGGGAGCACAACTCTGGTTACCCTGATCGATCGATTTGCAAAAACCGGTGCATTTCCATTGCAAACAAAAGTGATACATCACGAAGGCAAGGGTTACAGAGGGACAATGGTACTTTATCACGTCAACGGAGAAAACCGTCCTAACTCAACATTACCTGCACTTGGGATAAAAAGACAGAATCGTATTCACATGTCAAGAGAGGGCGGAACATTGAATATAGCTGCTGACAGCGAGGCGAGAATACAGTGCAGATTAAAGTCACCAGATACAATTTTAGTGACCATCATTCGCGAACCGTCTGCACATTTTGAATCTGTATTTGGTTTCTTCAATTTGGGCAAGTACATAAGCTTAAAGAATCCATCGCGGAAAATAAAGGGCGGAAAACTGGATGAATTCTTACGGAAGCCAGAATACTACCGGGACCAAATATTGAGCAGGGCAAAAGGCGCATTTTGGGCCATTGCAAGGAATAGCCAAGCATGGCATCTTGGCTTAGATCATAAGGACCACGAAAATCCAGACGTTGTGGATAAATACATCAAAATACTGAGCCAAGAGCTTGACTTCATTCTTGTTACGGAATATTACGACCATTCGCTCATCTTACTCAAGCGGATAATGTGTTGGAAAATGGACGATATATTGTACATTGCCCGAAGAGTTCGGTCAAAACGTGTTCCGCTGAGCAATGATGTGCAGCAGAAGATATACAAATGGAACTCAATCGATGTCAAAATATACGATATGTTCAACAAAACCCTATGGCGTAAAATTGCGCAATATGGACCAGAATTCGACAAGGATCTTAAAGAATTTCGCCTGATTAAGGCAACTGTGACAGAAGAATGTGAAAAGTTTGGAAACCTTTCCCGCGATGCAATTGACTTGTTGAAAACGTTCGGATCAAATGTAACAGATTCGCGCACATTTTGCAAAAAGTTGGGAGCCTGGTTTACTATGAAGAAGGGACTTGGAATATCTTGTAGAAACTATGGAACTGACGCATTTTCGATGACTTTGGCAG CTCCTAAAGGCAAGGTACGCGATGTGACTGAACAGAAATCAAATTCTTCATCAAACAAGATGGCAGAGACATACTGTTTGAAAATCCACTACCGTAAAGCGATGTCAAATAACAACAGCCGAGCCCTTGATCTATATATATCAGCCAGCAATAAGATGCTTGGCTGTGATTTTAAAGTGCAGAAATCCGAGAATAATTCCTACGTAGCCTTCCAACAAATCGAAGGTGTTGAGGATTTACAG GAGGCCTATAAAGGTCTGCGGGCCACTTTGGGGCCACATTTCCGTTCTGATACTTGGAGAGGAAAGATGCTTGGTATGGCTACCCCGGAGTTGACCCCAATGCAATGCCAACAGGGATGGCGAAAATGCTACTCCATTAAGGCTGATATGCCCTATTACTTCAATGTGAAGACTAATGAGAGTCGGTGGTCACAGCCTGGTTATGAGGAAAGTCATGCCGCAGGTGCCCAACGCAGCAGGAGCCCTGCCCTGCAGGAGTCAACGCCTACACCACCACCGAGCACTCCACCAATCTTCGTTTCACCATGCTCCGATGTCGTCGCCAGTCAGTCACCATCAAGCTTTCAGCTGCAGCCACAGCCAATGAAAGCAGATGCTGTTACCCAAACAGGTGAGAAGGAATTTAGATTTCTTCTTCACGAGGCAGAAACATCATCCAGGCTAGTGAGTGTAAAGACATACAAGGACAATGTATATGTAGGCATCCGTGATTACTTCAAGAAAACTGAAACAGGACAACTGATCCCAACAAAGAAGGGCATCAATTTGAAATTGGATGAATGGAACCGATTGAAGTGTATTGCCTCACTTGTGGATGATGCTGTCAAGACACTGGCCTGTAGCTAG